GATCACGTGTAGAGCAAAAAGCGAGTGAAGGCGATGAGCAGTATCAATACTTGCTTAGTGTAATCGATAATCCGACACACTTCCTGTCAACTGTTCAAGTGGGGATTACCTTCTTGAATATCGTTGCGGGTGCAAGTTTGGCTGATACATTAGCTGCACAGCTGGCACCGTTGTTTGGTGACACAAGCTTTGCCCAAACCTTAAGTAAAATCATTATCTTGGTTATTTTGACATTCTTTACGATTGTATTTGGTGAGCTTTTCCCTAAACGTATCGCTCAGGCTCTTAAAGAAAAAGCAGCTTTGAAAATGGTTCGTCCCTTGATGGCGATTGGTGTAGTGTTAAAACCTTTCATTTGGTTGTTGACCATTACGATTAATGGACTTGCAAGAATCTTCCCCATCAAGTTTGACAGCAGTGACGATGACATGACCCGTGATGAGATTGAGTATCTCGTGCATACCGATGAAACTGCCTTGGATGATTCTGAACGTGAAATGATTACAGGTGTTTTCAGTCTTGATGAACTTGTAGCACGTGAAATCATGGTTCCACGTACGGATGCTTTCATGATTGATATCAATGATGATCCACGTGAAAATATTGAGAAAATGCTCAGCGAGTCTTACTCTCGTGTTCCTGTTTATGATGATGATAAAGACAACATCTTAGGGATTATTCACACCAAACGTATCTTAGCTCGAGGCTTTGCTGATGGTTTTGATAATATTGATTTCCGTGAGATGTTGCAAGAACCTCTCTTTGTTCCTGAAACAGTCTTTGTGGATGACTTGATGCTCCAGATGCGTAATACCCAAAATCAAATGGCTATTCTGCTGAACGAATATGGGGGCGTTGAAGGTATTGTCACACTTGAAGACTTGATTGAAGAAATCGTCGGAGAGATCGAAGACGAAACGGATATCGCAGAAGCCGAAGTTCATAAGATTGGCGAGAACATGTATGTGGTTCAAGGTAAAATGACCATCAATGACTTTAATGACGAATTTGGCACACATTTGGTCAACAAAGATGTAGACACAATGGCTGGTTTCTTCCTTTCAGAAACAGGACAAATTCCAGAAAAAGGGCAGCAAGTGATGTGTAAGATTGATAACTTAGAAGATCATTTCTCACTCACAAGCCTAGAAGTAGATGGAAACCGTATATTAAAACTTCGTGTGGAGTTCGATGTGGAACTTCCTGAATAAAAGTAAAAGATAGATTAAAATTAATCTATCTTTTTATTTTGCTGTCCTGACTTTCTGAAAAAAACTATGATAAAATGTAAAAGAAATGAAGATACAGAACAGAGGAGGGAATATGAAAAGAAAAGAACATTTGGCTATTGTCATAGCTATTTTTATTGCCACATTCATGACATCTGTTGAGGTTACGATTGTGACCACAGCTATGCCAACCATTATTTCACAGTTGAAAGGCCTAGAACTCCAGAGTTGGGTTTTTGCCATTTATTTACTTATTTCAGCTATTGCAACGCCCATCTATGGAAAACTAGCGGATAATCTTGGACGGAAAAATATTTTTATCTTTGGACTTGTTTCTTTTGTGATAGGTTCGATACTTTGTGGTATTGCACCCAACATGCTCTTCCTTATTATTTTCCGAGCGATTCAAGGTATAGGTGCAGGAGCTGTGATGCCCTTAACATTTACAATTATTGCTGATTTATTTGATTTTGAAGAGCGTGCAAAAATCATGGCGCTGAACAATACAGCTTGGGCTATTTCGGCTTTAGTGGGCCCATTGCTTGGTGGGTGGATTGTTGATACGCTGGGGTGGCACTGGGTTTTCTTTATCAATGTGCCTTTGGGATTAATCACACTTTTACTTACAATTTTTGGGTATAAGGACGTGCACGAAAAAACAGCGAAACAACCAATGGACTGGGCAGGTATCGCCTCGCTATCTGTGCTTTTAGTTTCATTATTGCTGATGTTTCAAGAAATGTCAGCTTCCACAATCAATTGGCTCTTAGAGGTGGTGCTTCTCTTCTTGATTGTTGCTGCCAGCATCATTTTTATTCGTACAGAGAAAAAAGCGGTCGATCCTTTATTTAATTTAGAAATGTTTAAAACAAGGACTTTCAGTATCCAGATTATTATTTCGATGCTTTTAAGCGGCTGTTTGATTGCTTTCAATATTTACTTCCCTATTTGGCTACAAGCCATTTATCGTGTTCCAGCCTTTGTGGCAGGACTTGCTTTAACACCGACGTCATTGTTTTGGATGGTGACCAGTTTCTTTGTTGGTTTTCTTTTGCGCCGTTTTGCCCCGAAACGACTTTATGCCGTTTTAGTGGGAATTCTTATCCTTGTCTATATTCCGTTGGTTATTTCGAGCGTTGCTTTCCCGATCGAAGGTTTCTACATTATTTCAGCTTTCACAGGAAGTGTTATGGGGGTTATACTTTCAACAACGACACTTTTGGCACAAAAAATGGTTCCTGCTGAAATGGTGGGCCAAGCAAGTTCTCTCGTTGTGTTAGGGAGAACTTTGGGACAGGCAATGATGACCGGGATATTGGGGCTTGCTTTTTCCTTAGGCATTAATGCGGGGCTTAGTAAATTTCCTGAAGTCACCTTTAAGAATGTGAACGAATTTATTAGTACAGCTTCCAATGCAGTTGTGCCTGAGAAAATTCATGGCCAATTAGAGCAAATCGTTCTTGGCGCTTTGCACAATGTTTTCTTCTTGGCTTTGCTTCTTTGTGTGATTACTTTTATAGTGAACCTGTTTGATGATGGAAAATTAAGAGCCTAGAAAAGGATTTGATAATAAGTAAGATTTGAGGTATGATAAAAGCATACTGAAGAAGAGGAAAAGCTTATGACTGATACATATATTGAAGAAGCCAAAAAAGTAACCGGCCTGATTCACTCTACCGAATCCTTTGGGTCTGTGGATGGTCCAGGGGTACGTTTCATTATTTTTATGCAAGGTTGCCAAATGCGTTGCAAATATTGTCATAACCCAGATACATGGGCTCTGAAAAACGAAAAAGCAACGACACGTACGGTAGAAGATGTGATGGACGAAGCACTTCGTTTCCGTGGATTTTGGGGTGAAAAAGGGGGAATCACTGTATCAGGTGGTGAAGCCATGCTGCAAATTGACTTTGTCATCGCTCTTTTCCAATACGCTAAAAGCTTAGGTATCCATACTACATTAGATACTTCAGCACGTCCATTTAGAACAGACGAATATATTACCTCTCGTATTGATGAGCTTCTGGAAGTCACAGACCTTGTCTTGCTGGACTTGAAAGAAATTGATTCAAAACGTCATAAAGCTTTGACGGGACACCCTAATGAAAACATTTTAGAATTTGCCCGCTACCTTTCTGATAAGGGGCAAGCCATGTGGATTCGGCACGTGCTTGTACCAGGTGAAACGGATATTGACGAAGATTTAGAAAAGCTAGGGGAATTCGTTAAAACCTTGGATAATGTGCTGAAATTTGAAATTTTACCTTATCATACGATGGGGGAGTTCAAATGGCGCGAACTCGGGTGGAAATACCCACTTGCGGGTGTCAAACCTCCGACAAAAGAACGTGTGTCCAATGCGAAAGCAATCATGGGTACAGAAAGCTATCAAGAATATTTAGAGAGAATTAGATAGAACTTGAAGGCCAAATTTGGCTTTCAAGTTTTTTCATTGCCAAGATTAAGGCAAAAACACTTGCAGGAATAGATTGAAAGCGTGCGTAACTCCTCTTTTTTTGATATAATGAAGCGAATATAAATATATAAATGAGGTAAAAGAAATGTCAGATAAAATTTTTGTCTTTGGTCATCAAAAACCAGATACAGACGCAATCGCATCATCTTATGGTTTCTCATATTTGAGCAACCATCGTCCAGTTGGCGCTTTGAATACAGAGTGTGTTGCATTAGGTACACCTAATGAAGAAACACAATTTGCATTGGACTATTTTGGTGTAGAAGCACCACGTGTTGTAACATCAGCAGCAGCTGAAGGCGTGGATACAGTTATCTTGACGGATCACAATGAATTCCAACAATCAATCGCAGATATCGCTTCATTAAATATCTTTGGTGTTGTGGATCACCACCGTGTGGCCAACTTCAATACCGCTTCCCCTTTGTTTATGACAATTGAGCCTGTGGGTTCAGCTTCTTCAATTGTTTACCGCAAATTCCTTGAAGCAGGTGTTGAAATTCCACGTGAAGTAGCTGGTCTCTTACTTTCAGGTTTGATTTCAGACACATTGCTTTTGAAATCACCAACAACACACGCAACAGATCATAAAGTTGCAGAAGAATTGGCAAAAATTGCTGGTGTTGATCTCCAAGAATATGGTATGGCTATGCTTAAAGCTGGTACAAACTTGGACAACAAGTCAGCAGATGAACTCATTGATATTGATGCGAAAACATTTGAACTTAATGGCAGTCGTATCCGTATCGCTCAAGTAAATACAGTTGAAATTCAAGATGTACTTTCACGCTTACACGATGTCAAAGTTGCCATCAAGAAAGCAATGGAAGTTGAACATTATGATGACTTTGTCTTCATGATTACAGATATCGTAAATTCTAACTCAGAAATTGTCGAAATCGGTAGCCACAAAGACAAAGTTGAAGCAGCTTTCCACTTTACGTTGGAAGACGACCATGCTTTCTTAGCTGGTGCCGTTTCCCGTAAAAAGCAAGTTGTACCACAACTTACTGAAGAGTTTAACAAATAATGCCTATTCGCGTTTTTAATGAAAATAGGCTGACTTGTCAGCCTTTTTTCTTAAAACTGATTAATTATCTGCACGTGCACGAAGATGTAACCTTACGCCAAATTCATAAAGTATTTGAACAAGAGAAAAACTTAGATCGTCAACTTGATAGCTTCATTGCGGCTGGTTTTGTCTGGCGTGAGGATAAACGTTATGGGAATAATTTTAAAGTTTTTACTGATGCCGATGTTGATCTCGCTTCAAAAACAAGTCCTGTAGCTATTAATGTCTATGAGGAGCCCTTTTTTGTGGCAGCTGGAAGTCAAGTGGAACAGAGGATTGAGCAGTCTATTGTTCAGCAAAAACTCCAAAATAAAACCAATTCAATCACGTTACACTTTTCAAGTCGGTATGATTTGACCACAGATAGCTTATTTAACTATTTTTACAAGGTGGCGCATCATCTACCTCTCACAATACTTGAACAAGAAGTATATCAGCTTATGGGTGATGTTGACCCAGAGTATGCGTTGAAATACATGACCAGTTTTTTACTCAAATTTACACGTAAAGAGATGGTCAAAGCACGTCCAGATATTTTCATCAGAGCCTTAGAAAAATATGGCTATATTTCTGCAGTAGGTGAACGAGAGTTTACGTCAAATCTTGCCTTTGACGATACACTTCAACTTGAAGAAATTCACTTTGACTCCCCTCAAGAGTTCATCTCTGCGCAAATCCAACAAACAAAGGTATTAAAGAACTTCATTTCCATAGGAGGATAAAAATGAAATACGAAAAATTGTTACCCCGTTTCCTTGATTACGTTAAAGTAAACACACGTTCAGATG
This window of the Lactococcus garvieae subsp. garvieae genome carries:
- a CDS encoding hemolysin family protein; protein product: MAHPDPESTSIILQILLLVFLTALNAFFSASEMALVSLSRSRVEQKASEGDEQYQYLLSVIDNPTHFLSTVQVGITFLNIVAGASLADTLAAQLAPLFGDTSFAQTLSKIIILVILTFFTIVFGELFPKRIAQALKEKAALKMVRPLMAIGVVLKPFIWLLTITINGLARIFPIKFDSSDDDMTRDEIEYLVHTDETALDDSEREMITGVFSLDELVAREIMVPRTDAFMIDINDDPRENIEKMLSESYSRVPVYDDDKDNILGIIHTKRILARGFADGFDNIDFREMLQEPLFVPETVFVDDLMLQMRNTQNQMAILLNEYGGVEGIVTLEDLIEEIVGEIEDETDIAEAEVHKIGENMYVVQGKMTINDFNDEFGTHLVNKDVDTMAGFFLSETGQIPEKGQQVMCKIDNLEDHFSLTSLEVDGNRILKLRVEFDVELPE
- a CDS encoding DHA2 family efflux MFS transporter permease subunit encodes the protein MKRKEHLAIVIAIFIATFMTSVEVTIVTTAMPTIISQLKGLELQSWVFAIYLLISAIATPIYGKLADNLGRKNIFIFGLVSFVIGSILCGIAPNMLFLIIFRAIQGIGAGAVMPLTFTIIADLFDFEERAKIMALNNTAWAISALVGPLLGGWIVDTLGWHWVFFINVPLGLITLLLTIFGYKDVHEKTAKQPMDWAGIASLSVLLVSLLLMFQEMSASTINWLLEVVLLFLIVAASIIFIRTEKKAVDPLFNLEMFKTRTFSIQIIISMLLSGCLIAFNIYFPIWLQAIYRVPAFVAGLALTPTSLFWMVTSFFVGFLLRRFAPKRLYAVLVGILILVYIPLVISSVAFPIEGFYIISAFTGSVMGVILSTTTLLAQKMVPAEMVGQASSLVVLGRTLGQAMMTGILGLAFSLGINAGLSKFPEVTFKNVNEFISTASNAVVPEKIHGQLEQIVLGALHNVFFLALLLCVITFIVNLFDDGKLRA
- the pflA gene encoding pyruvate formate-lyase-activating protein; translation: MTDTYIEEAKKVTGLIHSTESFGSVDGPGVRFIIFMQGCQMRCKYCHNPDTWALKNEKATTRTVEDVMDEALRFRGFWGEKGGITVSGGEAMLQIDFVIALFQYAKSLGIHTTLDTSARPFRTDEYITSRIDELLEVTDLVLLDLKEIDSKRHKALTGHPNENILEFARYLSDKGQAMWIRHVLVPGETDIDEDLEKLGEFVKTLDNVLKFEILPYHTMGEFKWRELGWKYPLAGVKPPTKERVSNAKAIMGTESYQEYLERIR
- a CDS encoding manganese-dependent inorganic pyrophosphatase; amino-acid sequence: MSDKIFVFGHQKPDTDAIASSYGFSYLSNHRPVGALNTECVALGTPNEETQFALDYFGVEAPRVVTSAAAEGVDTVILTDHNEFQQSIADIASLNIFGVVDHHRVANFNTASPLFMTIEPVGSASSIVYRKFLEAGVEIPREVAGLLLSGLISDTLLLKSPTTHATDHKVAEELAKIAGVDLQEYGMAMLKAGTNLDNKSADELIDIDAKTFELNGSRIRIAQVNTVEIQDVLSRLHDVKVAIKKAMEVEHYDDFVFMITDIVNSNSEIVEIGSHKDKVEAAFHFTLEDDHAFLAGAVSRKKQVVPQLTEEFNK
- a CDS encoding DUF1803 domain-containing protein, translating into MPIRVFNENRLTCQPFFLKLINYLHVHEDVTLRQIHKVFEQEKNLDRQLDSFIAAGFVWREDKRYGNNFKVFTDADVDLASKTSPVAINVYEEPFFVAAGSQVEQRIEQSIVQQKLQNKTNSITLHFSSRYDLTTDSLFNYFYKVAHHLPLTILEQEVYQLMGDVDPEYALKYMTSFLLKFTRKEMVKARPDIFIRALEKYGYISAVGEREFTSNLAFDDTLQLEEIHFDSPQEFISAQIQQTKVLKNFISIGG